Proteins found in one Nitrosopumilus maritimus SCM1 genomic segment:
- a CDS encoding isocitrate/isopropylmalate dehydrogenase family protein: protein MSKKAAVMKGDGIGPEVVDSMLRVLKECNFQSELILCEAGSEQWDKNGRKDASYIPDVTMKILEETDCCFKGPTTTIPVPGAPRSVAVTLRQKFDLYANIRPTKTYDRLTPDRKLDCVCFREATEGLYTGVEAKITDDAAIAIRKITRQGSRRLIDSAVDWANKFNMKKMVAVTKRNILKQTDGIFWDETQKAVEGTDIELSEIYIDNMAQQMVIATEQFNGAVLVSTNLFMDIISELASALVGSIGLIYSANIGDNYAMFEAAHGSAPQFAGQNKVNPTATVLSGAWMADYLGERDVRDAIFAATEQVINEGKAVTWDIGGDASTTQMTDAIITYAKEKLRK from the coding sequence TTGAGTAAAAAAGCTGCAGTAATGAAAGGAGACGGTATTGGACCTGAAGTCGTAGATTCAATGCTTAGAGTTCTCAAAGAATGTAATTTTCAGTCAGAATTGATTCTGTGTGAGGCTGGCTCTGAGCAATGGGACAAAAATGGTAGAAAAGATGCATCATACATCCCAGATGTAACCATGAAGATTCTAGAAGAAACTGACTGTTGTTTCAAGGGGCCAACTACCACGATTCCAGTTCCAGGAGCTCCTAGAAGTGTTGCAGTAACATTAAGACAAAAATTTGATCTTTATGCAAATATCAGACCAACTAAAACATATGATAGACTAACGCCAGATAGAAAGCTTGATTGTGTTTGTTTTAGAGAGGCAACTGAAGGACTATACACTGGTGTAGAGGCAAAAATTACAGATGATGCAGCAATTGCAATCAGAAAAATTACAAGGCAAGGCAGCAGACGATTAATTGACTCAGCAGTAGATTGGGCAAATAAATTCAATATGAAAAAAATGGTTGCAGTAACAAAAAGAAATATTCTAAAACAAACTGACGGAATTTTCTGGGACGAGACTCAAAAAGCAGTTGAAGGAACAGATATCGAGTTATCTGAAATCTACATTGACAACATGGCACAACAAATGGTGATTGCAACTGAACAGTTCAATGGTGCAGTGTTGGTTAGCACCAATTTATTTATGGATATTATTTCTGAACTTGCATCAGCACTAGTAGGTTCAATTGGATTGATTTATTCTGCAAATATTGGAGACAATTATGCAATGTTTGAGGCAGCACATGGTAGTGCACCACAATTTGCAGGACAAAATAAAGTAAACCCAACTGCAACAGTGTTATCAGGAGCTTGGATGGCAGATTATCTTGGTGAAAGAGATGTCAGAGATGCAATTTTTGCGGCAACAGAACAAGTAATCAATGAAGGTAAAGCAGTAACATGGGATATTGGTGGTGATGCATCAACAACACAGATGACCGATGCAATAATCACATATGCAAAAGAAAAGTTAAGAAAATAA
- a CDS encoding tyrosine-type recombinase/integrase produces MLKVYQVLKKFDSKKDYGFDIRPQYARCLAVMKKGERIDSKAFAKEHKNEFTQRRNTVEATLAVVYKAISIGKKIGVLKEIPNDSVPILYDDFCKLETVSYFRSQLRGSNRKNIKSVTDGTKDTYTRHLHYFNNWIFGKTLEYTAEVQTSKDSYKKVTKKVTLKGVEPFLKIFSESHFDKKPFVKLIKRYFLESDVKLKSKSMRNNSFFAINEYFKKNDEPIGLSFDPNAGIQHDDNDSEQIMTLDEFLTILTIGKPSLTERAVFLCKFQRGLDSSTLVDRFNFEVWSKLVESFGTEDYKKWDLKKCPILIELTRVKTNVSHFGFLDRDAVSAIIDYLPYRKKITGQEMSNKSALFLNNFQKPIKETWITKSFERMRKNSGLDEILNSKSVGNGSRKKYRITPHETRDLLKSVLIDSDVRYDLAEEFIGHKTKDSYEKQAHLFTATLRKEYIKASGRLNIFSKFKEISKGASSNEDLEAKIEEMRLKMQKMDKKISRTSKLRRKK; encoded by the coding sequence ATGTTGAAGGTTTACCAAGTTCTAAAGAAATTTGATTCAAAGAAAGATTATGGGTTTGATATTCGTCCACAATATGCTAGATGTTTAGCAGTAATGAAAAAGGGCGAGAGGATTGATTCTAAAGCATTTGCTAAAGAACACAAAAACGAATTTACTCAAAGAAGAAATACTGTGGAGGCAACTTTAGCAGTTGTTTACAAAGCAATTTCGATTGGCAAGAAGATTGGTGTTCTAAAAGAAATTCCAAATGACTCTGTTCCAATACTGTATGATGATTTTTGCAAATTAGAAACTGTATCTTATTTTAGAAGTCAACTGAGGGGTAGTAATCGTAAAAATATCAAATCTGTTACAGATGGAACAAAAGATACCTACACAAGACATCTACATTATTTCAATAATTGGATCTTTGGAAAAACTCTAGAGTATACAGCAGAAGTTCAAACTAGTAAAGACAGTTACAAGAAAGTAACAAAGAAAGTAACTCTAAAGGGAGTTGAACCTTTTCTAAAAATCTTTTCTGAAAGTCATTTTGATAAAAAACCATTTGTAAAATTGATAAAAAGATACTTTTTGGAATCTGATGTTAAATTAAAAAGCAAATCTATGAGAAACAACTCCTTTTTTGCAATAAATGAGTATTTCAAAAAGAATGATGAGCCTATAGGGTTAAGCTTTGATCCTAATGCAGGAATCCAACATGATGATAATGATTCTGAACAAATAATGACATTAGATGAATTTCTAACTATTCTAACAATAGGAAAGCCAAGTTTAACTGAACGAGCTGTATTCCTGTGTAAATTCCAAAGGGGTCTTGATTCCTCTACTCTGGTTGACCGCTTTAATTTTGAGGTTTGGTCAAAACTGGTTGAATCATTTGGAACAGAAGATTATAAAAAATGGGATTTGAAGAAATGCCCAATTCTAATAGAACTAACTAGAGTAAAGACTAATGTATCTCATTTTGGTTTCTTAGATAGAGACGCAGTTTCTGCAATAATTGATTATCTTCCTTACAGAAAAAAAATCACAGGGCAAGAAATGAGTAACAAGAGTGCACTTTTCTTAAATAATTTCCAAAAACCTATCAAAGAAACTTGGATAACCAAAAGTTTTGAGAGAATGCGAAAAAATTCAGGGTTAGATGAAATTTTAAACTCAAAATCAGTAGGAAATGGGTCAAGAAAGAAATACCGAATAACTCCTCATGAAACACGTGATCTTTTGAAATCTGTACTGATAGACTCTGATGTACGATATGATTTGGCTGAAGAGTTCATTGGACACAAGACAAAAGACTCGTATGAAAAACAAGCACATCTGTTTACTGCTACATTGCGAAAAGAGTACATCAAAGCCTCTGGAAGATTGAATATCTTTTCAAAGTTTAAGGAAATTTCCAAGGGTGCTAGTTCAAATGAAGATTTGGAGGCAAAAATTGAGGAAATGAGGTTAAAAATGCAGAAAATGGACAAGAAAATCTCTAGAACCAGTAAACTCAGACGTAAAAAATAA
- a CDS encoding metallophosphoesterase family protein has protein sequence MIIVQISDLHIGSQFLEEKFDVLVSEVNELNPDVIVITGDLTNEGLMKEYEKCKSLLEKFNTKKIIAISGNHDYRNTGYLLFKKFFPFQTVNELDNDVVLVTVGTARPDRNEGEVGYRQNLWLERTMKKYKDKIKIVAMHHHLIAIPDTGSDQLTVVDAGDVLRTVLDSEVDVVLCGHKHRPWAWNFGTLTVVNAGTATSERVRGLFENTYNILTIKDKQVNVDLKIVGGKRVPIDEIVKNYSQFHDELDNA, from the coding sequence ATGATTATAGTTCAAATATCTGATCTTCATATTGGCTCTCAATTTTTGGAAGAGAAATTTGATGTACTAGTTAGTGAAGTCAATGAGTTGAATCCTGATGTAATTGTAATTACTGGTGATTTGACAAATGAAGGATTAATGAAAGAATATGAAAAATGCAAATCTTTACTGGAAAAATTTAACACAAAAAAAATCATTGCAATTAGTGGGAATCATGATTACAGAAATACTGGTTATCTTTTATTCAAAAAATTCTTTCCATTTCAAACCGTAAATGAATTGGATAATGATGTTGTTTTAGTTACTGTTGGTACTGCGAGACCTGACAGAAATGAAGGTGAAGTTGGTTATAGACAAAATCTTTGGCTTGAAAGAACTATGAAAAAATACAAAGACAAGATAAAGATCGTTGCAATGCATCATCATCTTATTGCAATTCCTGATACGGGCTCTGATCAACTTACTGTAGTTGATGCTGGTGATGTTTTGAGAACTGTACTTGATTCAGAAGTTGATGTTGTTTTATGTGGTCATAAACACAGACCTTGGGCTTGGAATTTTGGAACCTTGACTGTTGTAAATGCAGGTACTGCAACATCTGAAAGAGTACGTGGACTATTTGAAAATACATACAATATTTTGACAATTAAAGACAAACAGGTCAATGTTGACCTGAAAATTGTAGGTGGAAAACGTGTCCCAATTGATGAAATTGTGAAAAATTACAGTCAATTTCATGATGAACTAGACAACGCTTAG